A DNA window from Streptomyces bacillaris contains the following coding sequences:
- a CDS encoding ABC transporter permease: MTVWKTSLRNFFAHKGRMALSAVAVLLSVAFVCGTLVFTDTMNTTFDKLFTISSPDVTVSPKNAGESDEQPIDGKPASLPASLVQQVGKAEGVKRAEGAAFSMAVTVVDSENKNMGSETGAPTIASNWTQNDLRSMEITSGHAPRGPTEVMVDADTAKKHKLKIGDELRTIAVTGDIRAKISGIASFTVTNPGAAIVYLDTATAQKHLLGAPDVFTQILVTAESGVSDTQLKKNVAAALDGSAAYKLQTQQEAADANKDDMGAFLDVMKYAMLGFAGIAFLVGIFLIVNTFSMLVAQRTREIGLMRAIGSSRKQVNRSVLLEAVLLGIVGSVLGVAAGIGLAVGLMKLMSAVGMELSTRDLTIAWTTPVTGLVLGVVVTVLAAYIPARRAGKVSPMAALRDAGTPADGSSGRVRAGIGLFLTVAGAAALWATAQADKAAEGSGLLAIGVLLTLIGFIVIGPLLAGVVVRALSVVVLRLFGPVGRLAERNALRNPRRTGATGAALMIGLALVACLSVVGSSMVASATEELDKSVGADFIVQDSGAGRPIVPQAAEALHAVPGLEHMTDYTYLKAKVTAPDGRTVDEGITATDPTYQKDVRRTALSGDLAQAYGKNAMSVGEDYAQKHGVKVGDTLTVAFAAGETARLKVAAVTSDDTNIDRGAMYTNITTATSYMPADKMPQNVAMFGKAEEGKEKEAYAALKTALAEYPVYKVQNQADFKEDLKNQIGQLLNIVYGLLALAIIVAVLGVVNTLALSVVERTREIGLMRAIGLSRRQLRRMIRLESVVIALFGALLGLGLGMGWGTAAQKLLALEGLEVLQIPWPTILTVFACSALVGLFAALIPAFRAGRMNVLNAIATDG, translated from the coding sequence ATGACCGTCTGGAAGACCTCCCTGCGCAACTTCTTCGCGCACAAGGGCCGCATGGCCCTCTCCGCGGTGGCGGTGCTGCTCTCCGTGGCGTTCGTCTGCGGCACGCTCGTCTTCACCGACACGATGAACACCACCTTCGACAAGCTCTTCACCATCTCCTCCCCGGACGTCACGGTCAGCCCGAAGAACGCCGGGGAGAGCGACGAGCAGCCCATCGACGGCAAGCCAGCCTCCCTGCCCGCCTCGCTCGTCCAGCAGGTCGGGAAGGCCGAGGGGGTGAAGCGGGCCGAGGGCGCCGCCTTCTCCATGGCGGTCACCGTCGTCGACAGCGAGAACAAGAACATGGGCTCCGAGACCGGCGCCCCCACCATCGCGAGCAACTGGACGCAGAACGACCTTCGTTCGATGGAGATCACCTCCGGACACGCACCCCGTGGCCCCACCGAGGTGATGGTCGACGCCGACACCGCGAAGAAGCACAAGCTCAAGATCGGTGACGAGCTGCGCACCATCGCCGTCACCGGTGACATCAGGGCGAAGATCAGCGGCATCGCCTCCTTCACCGTCACCAACCCGGGCGCGGCCATCGTCTACCTCGACACGGCCACCGCCCAGAAGCACCTGCTGGGCGCCCCCGACGTCTTCACCCAGATCCTGGTGACCGCCGAGAGCGGCGTCAGCGACACCCAGCTCAAGAAGAACGTGGCCGCGGCCCTCGACGGCTCCGCCGCGTACAAGCTCCAGACCCAGCAGGAGGCCGCCGACGCCAACAAGGACGACATGGGCGCCTTCCTGGACGTCATGAAGTACGCGATGCTCGGCTTCGCCGGGATCGCCTTCCTCGTCGGCATCTTCCTCATCGTCAACACCTTCTCGATGCTGGTCGCCCAGCGGACCCGCGAGATCGGTCTGATGCGGGCCATCGGCTCCAGCCGCAAGCAGGTCAACCGGTCCGTGCTGCTGGAGGCGGTCCTCCTCGGCATCGTCGGCTCGGTCCTCGGGGTCGCCGCCGGTATCGGGCTCGCCGTCGGGCTGATGAAGCTGATGAGCGCCGTCGGCATGGAGCTGTCCACCCGGGACCTCACCATCGCCTGGACGACCCCCGTCACCGGCCTCGTGCTCGGTGTCGTCGTCACCGTCCTCGCCGCCTACATCCCGGCCCGCCGGGCCGGCAAGGTCTCCCCGATGGCCGCCCTCCGCGACGCCGGGACCCCCGCCGACGGCAGCTCCGGCCGGGTCCGGGCCGGGATCGGGCTGTTCCTCACCGTGGCCGGCGCGGCCGCCCTGTGGGCGACCGCGCAGGCCGACAAGGCCGCCGAGGGCTCGGGGCTCCTCGCCATCGGAGTGCTGCTGACCCTCATCGGCTTCATCGTGATCGGCCCGCTGCTGGCCGGTGTCGTCGTCCGCGCCCTCAGCGTGGTCGTCCTGCGGCTCTTCGGCCCGGTCGGTCGGCTGGCCGAGCGCAACGCGCTGCGCAACCCCCGGCGTACAGGGGCGACCGGCGCGGCCCTGATGATCGGGCTCGCCCTGGTGGCCTGCCTCTCCGTCGTCGGCTCCTCCATGGTGGCCTCGGCCACCGAGGAGCTGGACAAGTCGGTCGGCGCGGACTTCATCGTCCAGGACAGCGGCGCGGGGAGGCCGATCGTGCCCCAGGCCGCCGAGGCCCTGCACGCCGTGCCCGGCCTGGAGCACATGACGGACTACACCTACCTCAAGGCGAAGGTCACCGCCCCCGACGGCAGGACGGTCGACGAGGGCATCACCGCCACCGACCCGACCTATCAGAAGGACGTCCGCCGCACCGCCCTCTCCGGCGACCTCGCCCAGGCGTACGGGAAGAACGCCATGTCCGTCGGTGAGGACTACGCGCAGAAGCACGGCGTCAAGGTCGGGGACACCCTCACGGTCGCCTTCGCCGCCGGGGAGACCGCGCGGCTGAAGGTCGCGGCCGTCACCTCCGACGACACCAACATCGACCGCGGCGCGATGTACACCAACATCACCACGGCCACCTCCTACATGCCCGCCGACAAGATGCCGCAGAACGTGGCGATGTTCGGCAAGGCCGAGGAGGGCAAGGAGAAGGAGGCGTACGCGGCCCTGAAGACCGCCCTCGCGGAGTACCCGGTCTACAAGGTGCAGAACCAGGCCGACTTCAAGGAGGACCTGAAGAACCAGATCGGCCAGCTGCTGAACATCGTCTACGGCCTGCTCGCCCTCGCGATCATCGTCGCGGTGCTCGGTGTGGTGAACACCCTCGCCCTCTCCGTGGTCGAGCGGACCCGGGAGATCGGCCTCATGCGGGCCATCGGCCTCTCCCGCCGCCAGCTCCGCCGCATGATCCGGCTGGAGTCCGTGGTCATCGCCCTCTTCGGCGCCCTGCTCGGACTGGGCCTGGGGATGGGCTGGGGCACGGCGGCCCAGAAACTGCTGGCCCTGGAGGGGCTGGAGGTCCTGCAGATCCCGTGGCCGACGATCCTCACGGTCTTCGCCTGCTCGGCCCTGGTCGGACTCTTCGCCGCCCTGATCCCGGCCTTCCGGGCGGGCCGGATGAACGTCCTCAACGCCATCGCGACGGACGGCTGA
- a CDS encoding BTAD domain-containing putative transcriptional regulator: MRFQLLGPLALADGPDVVVLQPSKPVILLAALLLNANSTVSAEYLQRAVWGEDQPATAKAALQTCVLRLRRLFTKHGVTGTSIEAVPGGYRITAGPPTLDLLGFRDQVRRATALAQDPEAELYTLKDALSLWQGSLLANVRSDVLHRDEVPRLSEERLRAVERVCDLLLGLGRCGEALVDLWTATRVYPGHERFHEQLIEALYRTGRQSQALAEYRRVKGFLLDELGVDPSPSLRQLELSILRGEDLGAAAPTGTVASVTAAPAPGVSAPGVPVPALEAAGAPEAGPYPAPAPRVVQGVAVPLPAAAPGVGPVAAVPNFTGRAAEAEALAARLTAEPPPGTDGQRPLAVLVSGAPGIGKTALAQHVAHLARDSFPAGRLLVRMTRADGHPRTADEVAADVAAALGPGGTGGTGTAVGRALLILDDVVDADQVRPLLTPGALAGGQPRPPAGGTPAADPEGPYLAVVVTSRMGLGGLIATHGGWVHRLTAFTEAESYAFLLAALGTERVEAEQRAARRLATLCGHFPAALRILTARLLTRPGLRLGDAVDWLGDDPLARLTLTDSPDHSVSGLFDRALGRLDPRLSEALLRIGTGPPELLREAGGVDGTEDHDHPSVPEDVLEQLADAGLLEDGPPGPYRVHDLLRAHLRRTVRIRNRRTEKV; encoded by the coding sequence ATGCGGTTTCAGCTCCTGGGCCCGCTGGCCCTCGCGGACGGCCCCGATGTCGTCGTCCTCCAGCCCTCCAAGCCCGTCATCCTGCTCGCCGCGCTCCTCCTGAACGCCAACTCCACCGTCTCCGCCGAGTACTTGCAGCGGGCGGTGTGGGGCGAGGACCAGCCCGCCACCGCCAAGGCCGCACTCCAGACCTGCGTCCTGCGGCTGCGCCGGCTCTTCACCAAGCACGGGGTCACCGGCACCTCCATCGAGGCGGTCCCCGGCGGCTACCGGATCACCGCCGGACCTCCCACCCTGGACCTCCTCGGCTTCCGTGACCAGGTGCGCCGGGCCACCGCCCTCGCCCAGGACCCGGAGGCGGAGCTGTACACGCTGAAGGACGCCCTCTCCCTCTGGCAGGGCTCGCTGCTCGCCAACGTACGGTCCGACGTCCTGCACCGGGACGAGGTGCCCCGCCTCTCCGAGGAGCGGCTGCGGGCGGTCGAGCGGGTCTGCGACCTGCTGCTGGGGCTCGGGCGCTGCGGCGAGGCGCTGGTCGACCTGTGGACCGCTACGCGCGTATATCCGGGTCATGAGCGGTTCCACGAACAGCTCATCGAGGCCCTCTACCGCACCGGCCGTCAGTCCCAGGCCCTCGCCGAGTACCGCAGGGTCAAGGGCTTCCTCCTGGACGAGCTGGGCGTGGACCCCTCCCCGTCCCTGCGGCAGCTGGAGCTGTCCATCCTGCGCGGCGAGGACCTGGGGGCCGCCGCCCCCACCGGAACCGTGGCCTCCGTGACCGCCGCACCCGCGCCCGGCGTGTCCGCGCCCGGTGTGCCTGTGCCTGCCCTGGAAGCCGCCGGTGCGCCGGAAGCGGGGCCGTACCCGGCGCCCGCCCCACGGGTCGTCCAGGGCGTGGCCGTCCCGCTCCCGGCCGCCGCCCCCGGGGTCGGGCCCGTCGCCGCCGTGCCGAACTTCACCGGCCGGGCGGCGGAGGCCGAGGCCCTGGCCGCCCGCCTCACCGCCGAGCCGCCCCCCGGCACCGACGGCCAACGCCCCCTCGCCGTGCTGGTCTCCGGCGCCCCCGGCATCGGCAAGACCGCCCTGGCCCAGCACGTCGCCCACCTGGCGCGGGACAGCTTCCCGGCCGGGCGGCTGCTCGTCCGGATGACCCGGGCGGACGGCCACCCCCGTACGGCGGACGAGGTCGCCGCCGACGTGGCCGCCGCGCTCGGCCCCGGCGGAACGGGCGGAACGGGCACGGCGGTCGGGCGGGCGCTGCTGATCCTGGACGACGTGGTCGACGCCGACCAGGTCCGCCCGCTGCTCACCCCCGGCGCTCTGGCGGGAGGCCAGCCCCGGCCGCCCGCCGGAGGAACCCCCGCGGCGGACCCTGAGGGCCCCTACCTGGCCGTCGTCGTCACCAGCCGGATGGGGCTCGGCGGCCTCATCGCCACCCACGGCGGCTGGGTGCACCGGCTGACCGCCTTCACGGAGGCGGAGTCGTACGCGTTCCTGCTCGCCGCCCTCGGCACGGAACGGGTCGAGGCCGAACAGCGGGCCGCCCGCCGGCTCGCCACCCTCTGCGGCCACTTCCCGGCCGCCCTGCGCATCCTCACCGCCCGGCTGCTCACCCGCCCCGGGCTGCGGCTCGGGGACGCCGTCGACTGGCTGGGCGACGACCCGCTGGCCCGGCTCACCCTGACCGACTCCCCGGACCACTCGGTGAGCGGCCTCTTCGACCGTGCGCTCGGCCGTCTCGACCCCCGGCTCTCCGAAGCCCTCCTCCGCATCGGCACCGGACCGCCGGAACTCCTGCGCGAGGCCGGAGGAGTGGACGGCACGGAGGACCACGACCACCCGTCCGTCCCCGAAGACGTACTGGAACAGCTCGCCGACGCCGGGCTCCTGGAGGACGGGCCACCGGGCCCGTACCGCGTCCACGATCTGCTCCGCGCCCATCTGCGAAGAACCGTCCGGATCCGCAACCGCCGCACAGAGAAGGTGTGA